The proteins below come from a single Candidatus Cloacimonadota bacterium genomic window:
- a CDS encoding M23 family metallopeptidase: MNTGTKTWIKLGIFLIMLIIIVIDFFVIRYLQKKMDNITIITYQDSTLLRVSPKSLNEPTILVTQQFVDKFNHYKSPFNDGMTFDQLIDEYIRNRWSDHYGCVRGTAEKKRIHEGIDLFVPENTPVYPLTDYGIVTEASDNPHYLVEVDYKKKDGSVHQTKIEYGKTVRILYPEGIESIYTHLNEVYVQAGQEVNSDTIIGLTGLTGNIRNSGKASHLHLELRDKNNRSFDPRHRLRFDQGSLEFFLEHLKLGE; encoded by the coding sequence ATGAATACTGGAACGAAAACCTGGATAAAATTAGGAATTTTTTTGATCATGCTGATCATTATAGTTATTGATTTTTTTGTGATAAGATATTTACAAAAAAAAATGGATAATATCACAATTATAACATATCAGGACAGCACGCTTTTACGTGTTTCCCCCAAATCTTTAAACGAACCGACAATTCTGGTAACTCAGCAATTTGTGGATAAATTCAATCATTACAAATCACCTTTCAATGATGGTATGACTTTCGATCAATTGATCGATGAATATATCCGAAACCGTTGGAGTGATCATTATGGCTGTGTTCGCGGAACAGCAGAAAAGAAACGAATTCATGAAGGTATCGATCTTTTTGTTCCCGAAAATACTCCGGTTTATCCACTCACAGATTATGGAATCGTTACAGAAGCCAGCGATAATCCTCATTATCTGGTGGAAGTGGATTACAAGAAAAAAGACGGATCCGTACATCAAACCAAGATCGAGTATGGAAAAACAGTCCGCATTCTCTATCCGGAAGGCATCGAAAGTATCTACACGCATTTGAATGAAGTTTATGTGCAGGCGGGACAGGAAGTAAATAGCGATACAATAATTGGGCTTACAGGTTTAACAGGAAATATTCGCAACAGCGGAAAAGCATCGCATCTGCATCTGGAATTACGCGATAAGAATAATAGATCTTTCGATCCGCGCCATCGACTGAGATTCGATCAGGGGTCCCTGGAATTTTTTTTAGAGCATTTGAAGCTGGGAGAGTAG
- the ugpC gene encoding sn-glycerol-3-phosphate ABC transporter ATP-binding protein UgpC, which translates to MAEVIVKNVDKIYDNGFQAVKKANFTAEDKEFVILVGPSGCGKTTTLRMIAGLETITAGEIAIGDKIVNDILPKDRDIAMVFQNYALYPHMTVYDNMAFALQLRKYPKSEIDQIVKESAELLEIEELLDRKPKQLSGGQRQRVALGRAIVRKPKVFLFDEPLSNLDAKLRVQMRAEIIKLHKKLDTTIIYVTHDQVEAMTMADKMVVMKDGVIHQIASPLKIYNEPVNLFVAGFVGSPAINQIKGKVFEKNKKIKFVTDTIEVEIPDADRMKKYINKEVMMGIRPEDIYDAAYDQMAEFPQKIKAMCEVVEPMGNEFIVFLETKDAKFTARFDPKKFPPIDKEIEITFDMKKAHFFDLESEDRI; encoded by the coding sequence ATGGCTGAAGTAATAGTAAAAAACGTCGACAAGATTTATGATAACGGATTTCAAGCAGTAAAGAAGGCAAATTTTACTGCAGAAGATAAAGAATTTGTAATATTAGTCGGACCTTCCGGCTGCGGCAAAACAACTACACTTCGCATGATCGCAGGTTTGGAAACGATCACCGCTGGAGAAATTGCAATTGGCGATAAGATTGTAAATGATATTTTGCCCAAAGACCGAGATATTGCCATGGTTTTTCAAAATTATGCGCTTTATCCGCACATGACGGTTTATGACAATATGGCATTCGCTTTACAATTGCGTAAATATCCAAAATCAGAGATCGATCAGATCGTAAAAGAATCTGCTGAACTCCTGGAGATTGAGGAACTTTTAGATCGCAAGCCTAAACAACTTTCGGGTGGCCAGCGTCAGCGTGTAGCTTTGGGAAGAGCAATCGTTCGTAAACCAAAAGTTTTCCTGTTCGACGAACCACTTTCCAACCTGGATGCAAAGCTGCGTGTGCAAATGCGTGCTGAGATCATCAAACTCCACAAGAAGCTCGATACAACCATTATTTATGTAACTCACGATCAGGTGGAAGCAATGACAATGGCAGATAAAATGGTGGTAATGAAAGATGGCGTGATCCATCAGATCGCTTCTCCGCTGAAGATTTACAACGAACCGGTAAATCTTTTTGTAGCAGGTTTTGTGGGAAGTCCTGCCATAAATCAGATAAAAGGAAAAGTTTTTGAAAAAAATAAAAAGATCAAGTTTGTAACAGATACTATTGAAGTGGAAATTCCGGATGCAGATAGAATGAAAAAATATATAAATAAAGAAGTTATGATGGGAATTCGTCCGGAAGATATTTATGATGCTGCTTACGATCAGATGGCAGAATTTCCGCAAAAGATTAAAGCAATGTGTGAAGTCGTCGAACCAATGGGAAATGAATTTATAGTTTTCCTGGAAACCAAAGATGCTAAATTTACAGCTCGTTTCGATCCGAAGAAGTTCCCTCCCATCGATAAGGAAATTGAGATTACTTTCG
- a CDS encoding xanthine dehydrogenase family protein subunit M → MEFYKPENLTDLLSRLQESTENRYFLAGGTDINVQIKNDIIDKGEVIYINHLKELNGISESEFEISIGATTTFFEILKSPIIKKYLPFFQNSLDYFASPILQTSATIGGNIANGSPTADVMPLLLILDAKLELKSAGNSRSISISDFFKGYKLHVMKPEEIIYRIIILKNAEEGYKTFYEKVGARKTLTIAKVALAGLKKESFEKISEIKLAVGSLNEYARRLPKMEEYLQGKAITEIDYNKVEEILNQEITPISDLRSDKEYRYHVCANLIRTFLNK, encoded by the coding sequence ATGGAATTTTATAAACCAGAGAATTTAACAGACTTGCTTTCAAGATTGCAGGAAAGCACTGAAAATAGATATTTTTTAGCCGGTGGAACGGACATCAATGTTCAGATCAAAAACGATATAATTGACAAAGGTGAAGTTATCTACATCAATCACCTAAAGGAATTGAATGGAATTTCGGAAAGTGAATTTGAGATTTCCATAGGAGCTACAACCACTTTCTTTGAAATATTAAAATCTCCCATCATCAAAAAATATCTGCCTTTTTTCCAGAACTCCCTGGATTACTTTGCTTCTCCTATATTGCAGACTTCTGCTACGATTGGCGGGAATATTGCCAACGGTTCTCCAACCGCTGACGTGATGCCGCTTTTACTGATATTAGATGCAAAATTGGAATTGAAGTCTGCTGGCAATTCCCGTTCAATTTCAATTTCTGACTTCTTTAAAGGATATAAGCTGCATGTAATGAAACCGGAAGAGATAATTTATCGCATTATTATTCTTAAAAATGCTGAAGAAGGTTATAAAACTTTTTACGAAAAAGTGGGAGCACGCAAAACTCTTACCATCGCCAAAGTTGCTCTGGCAGGATTGAAAAAAGAATCTTTCGAAAAAATTTCAGAGATAAAACTGGCTGTGGGAAGTTTGAATGAATATGCACGACGTCTTCCCAAAATGGAAGAATATCTACAGGGAAAAGCCATCACAGAAATCGATTATAACAAAGTTGAAGAAATTCTAAACCAGGAGATCACACCAATTTCTGATCTGCGTTCCGATAAAGAATATCGCTATCATGTTTGTGCAAATCTGATCAGGACGTTTTTGAATAAATAG
- a CDS encoding (2Fe-2S)-binding protein — MIINFKLNGKSVSVDVEPMKRLLDVLREDFQLTGTKESCGEGECGACTVLLDGKPVTSCIVNVIHAEGKEVMTSEGLAELPLGKLLIDCYDETNAVQCGFCFPGFFVSSYYYLKSDGEASLEKIKRALSGNICRCTGYQKIFESVLLACQRKEK; from the coding sequence TCAAATTGAATGGTAAATCTGTTTCAGTCGATGTAGAACCCATGAAACGTCTTTTGGATGTACTTCGCGAAGACTTCCAACTTACTGGAACAAAAGAAAGTTGCGGCGAAGGAGAATGCGGCGCCTGCACAGTTCTGCTGGATGGCAAGCCCGTAACCAGCTGCATTGTAAATGTAATTCACGCCGAAGGAAAAGAAGTTATGACTTCCGAAGGTCTGGCAGAACTTCCACTTGGAAAACTTTTGATCGACTGCTACGATGAAACAAACGCCGTACAATGCGGATTCTGTTTTCCGGGATTTTTCGTTTCATCATATTATTATTTAAAATCAGATGGCGAAGCGAGTTTAGAGAAGATCAAAAGAGCACTTTCAGGTAATATCTGCCGCTGTACCGGTTATCAGAAAATTTTTGAATCCGTGCTGTTGGCTTGCCAGCGAAAAGAGAAATAG